The Pyrus communis chromosome 12, drPyrComm1.1, whole genome shotgun sequence genomic sequence aaaattattaattttattattatttttttttacatttttattaatttttttaattttatattaattttaaaatgtggCTAACGTTAGCCAAGCATCACACAACCTCGGGCTCTCGGGCCACCAATTCGAGCCGAGCCTTTCACTCGGAGCTCCCTACCCAATCGTCCACATGGGCTGGAGAACGTAGTTGGGGCTATTGGGTCATCAAAGTTGTTGGTCCATCAGGCTCTAATTCctgctggagttgctctaacaGGGATGTTGTTGCTACGTGATGATGAGTTTGTTAGCTGTTGAAAGTGGTGTTATGTTGTCCGGTGCGCTGATTGTAGATGCTTAGAGGTTTTGGTTGTATGGTTAGAACCTTATATTAGTTTTTCGGATGAGGAAAATACATGAGGGACAAATTTTAGCCAAATTAGTTGTTTGCATTAGGTTTTGAGAAACTCAAGTAAATTGTATATAGCTGGGACGTAGAAATCCACACTTTTGGTTGTACACAGGCTCCCAATTTATGGGTAAACGAAAGTAGGAAGAAAGCTCCAATGGTGGTGATGATGGAGAATTCCTTCTTTGCGTTATAAGAGGAGGGGTCAAAATGCAGAATGAATGACATGGAGATATGTTTAATTTTAGGTTCTCGTGTTTTGTATTGAGGTAAAACTCCCTCCCCGTTtcacatagttttaaatgctgaTTAGTATATATGTGTAAATATGATTGTAAGTATGGTTGTATAAAAGTAGTCACAGAATTGTAAACATTGTTGTAATTATGTTGAACTAGAGTTGTAAACCCGCAACATCGCGCGGGCTTTTTTGCTCGTTTTCACTGGGTTTTGGTCCCTGAAATAAAAATCGTTACCTGAAGTTTCTAAAGTTTTCAAAATGTGCATTATTTATCACAGTTAGTACCTAACACTCACCCTAACATACCAAGTTAAGAAAACAAACTCAAGGCAAGAAATTTATAATGATCTAATTGGGTGTCAGTCAAATCCATAATTCCCTCATCTTTAATTATATCACAAAGCAAACAAGTTACAAGCGATTGCTTGAAGACAAGTTTCATTTGAAACTCTATATGGATATGTAgtgtatcgtttggtatgcagacgggacgggacggaacggaatgggacgggacgggacgggacaggacggaacggaacggagcgggagcaaagatgccctcggatggaaacaaggaggaagaaggagacggagaggttataattttgtgttccacggatgtggaacgagtcgtttcagggggggtgaggtggaacgaaaattcacccaaaactcgtcccgtggaacagctcgttccacccgttttagatgcaccaaacgtgggacggaacgccttatCCCATTctattccgtcccgtcccacgtaccaaacggtaccttattGCCCACAATCTTGACTGTTAACTAGCTGCATCATTTGACTATCAAGTTGGAGACATTTTTCAATGTGCCAGGACACACCATGATACTCTGAAGTGTTAATACAAttgattagaattttttttttttttcaattttctaaccaattgtattattacacttggTATACCGGATTGTTTTTGAAAAATCTCTTTTCAAGTTAAAGATCGACAAAATAGTGCATAATTTCCTCGAGACAAACTTATTTCCTACAATAacagaaaaagggaaaagatcGACCGGATACGTACGGTACATTcattattcttctttacttgagCAGATTGATAAGAAGAAATAAGATTAACCTTGCTTTGATCAAGCTGATGCTGGTGCAACAACTAACGCTTCTGGTTTCGTATTCGGCACGACGATGAAATCTTTGCTCTTTGATTTTTCAGCTACTTTGGGAACATTAACGACGACAACCTTTGTGGCAAAATCTTTGAAGCACTCCTCCACGGTCTGAAATGGTGTCTCGGGATAGAGAGAACAGACTTCAATGTCGTTAGGGTTTTCTATGTCGTAGTTTACTTGGCAGCCCTTGATGAAAATGTCATGAGTGAAGGATGCCACAATGCTTTGTGGGATGATCATTTCTGCAAAGTTGCAATTTATTAgccattaaattaaattaattaaaatggctTCCTGGAACTTATTATTAATATCCTCCATTTCACCGACGGTCGAATTTAAGACATGTTATATTTTGAATTAATGTAACACAGAGCCAACAAGTTACTATAGGCTTGCTGGTTAAACTCAAGATCTGCTGGACTTTGTATGTTACGCAAAGCCAACACGTTACTGGGCGATCGGAAAGTAAGTAGGGCTTGGATTAAAGATATGCACCTTTGGCAGCAGAAAGAAGGTCGTCTTCTGTAACAGTGAGTCTAGGGAGTGTGCGTCCAATGCTCTTCTCCCACAAAGATGCAAGCTGGTTGATGTTCAACAGGTTGCTTTGTGGTCGAAAATGAACAGATTTGTTGACTGTTCGGACGTCACCGATTGTTTTCATGGTGAATTTTCCGATGTCAGAACCAGTCACAAAGTAAGCTGCAGCGACAGTTAGCCAACTAATTAAGCTTTGAATTTGACAAATTAAAGTCCTAATTAcgtgttaatatttttttaattaacctTCCTCAGAAAATGGGAAAAAGAATACTGTCTTGTCTCGTGTATTATTTGCATATTCCCTCTATATCTCTTTTGGAATTTTCCTTTCTGTTGTAGTTGTTCACATGTTCCAATCAAGGGCGGCTATGAcccaaaaaatatgaaaacaaaacaaaattagggcGGCCGGCTACATCTCTTCTTCGTAATTtcttttaagatttttttttatcacaaaaggtcttTAAATTGACTCTTTTAGTCATTTTGGTCTCTGAATTTTAATATTCAATGTGTAGCATTTAGAATCTAACTAATGCacttagttttcattttgttaaaaaaagtaATGGCTCAAATTTGATCGACGATAGttattattaaaaattgatGAAAGTAAATATTCATTTATTTGATCTGTTCTCTCTTCTTATATAAGTATGCTTACCAACCATTAGTTTTAAAGAAATCTGGGACTTCTACATTTAGTATTGGTGCATGCATATGTactatacaatatataatcAAAGCAGTCTTTAGATAGCATAATTACCCTTGACAGTGCCATCACCATAGATGTGGAATCGATCCAACGGCGGGAGGACATCGGCGGGGTGAATGTTGTCATGGTAAGGCCAACCAGCAATGGAGTTGCAGCATATGTAAGTGTAGGGAATTCCAGCAGCCTCAGTGGCCCTTCTAACTTTTCTCTTCTCATTGTACATAGTTAGTCCTGGCTCTACTGGATCAGCTCTGTCTATGTCATGCCCAAACTCAGATGGCAAAAATCTCTGTCCACAATTTTAGTTTCATCATGTTCATGTACTTAACAATACCATATTGCTATGTAGAACGTAGGTATATGTGTTCGTGATATATACCAAAATTTTCTAGTTAAATCGTTATTAATTTGCAAGAAAGTACTTTAATCTAAAAAAAGTTTTAATATGATTGTATGTATGgacctaatgaaaactgaccgtacgatatacgatgaacggtcacgatcacGAGATCCCCTAGATCTCTAGGAAAAGGATCCCGCGGGGATCCTTTTCCATCTTGCTCATGTCTATTTGCTATTTGACATGACCGTTTTCACTTGTTtaaggctttttagtcaaaatggtcccgGAGATTTGCATAAGacataactttggtccctgagatttaaaatcaatagaagtggtccctgagattgtccaccatccattattttggtcattccgttaaaaaactCTGTTAAGTTGAGGGtttaacacataactttggtccctgagatttgcataacacataattttggttcctgaaatttgcataacacataactttggtctatgagattgtccaccatccatcatttaagcctggtttggtactgaggtgattctgaaaaaagcttgtataaaaaaaaaagctgggagctatttttgtgtttggtaaacattcagcttcagctttttttcatagttttgggtgaaaaaaaagcccaaaacaagaagctgcaaaacccagctttgaaaaaccggcttttttcacatttgttttacataaaagtttaccaaacactataatattgtttttttttttttttcaaaagcacttttacaaaaaagtttaccaaacactctgttgctttatttcacagctgcttattctcacagcacagcagaaacatcttttgttttcaaagcacagcaataccaaaccagtcctTAATTTGGTCCTTCTATTAAAAGGCTCAAGGActacttaacggagttttttaatggaatgaccaaaataatggatgatgAACAATCTCGtagaccattttgactaaaaagccctTATTTAATTAGTATTTTTGTATGGGCTCTATTATGTCATTTCataataggattttttttttcaattcataatAGTAAAGTTTAATAGCATCTTCAACATagatatcaaatattatatgtcaaaattttatttgattgtgATGTGGCCAATTGAATATAGATGTTAAATCTTTTTTTCCCCATAAatatgtcaaatatttattttattaatatattaggCTCATAGTTACGTTAACcattacaaaataattaaaattgattttagttttcatcTTATTGGTTGTCAATGGAACTCAagcattaaaaaatcaaattaaagatCTTTGTTTGCGCCAAAAAACACAGCTTGAAAGCAAGGAGTTAAATGACTCAGCTGTCATGTCATATATGACATATTGTTTGAAGAACACCTATTTTTTAAGTCCTAATTAGCGTATTTAACACCTTCTTTGAAAATAGTCTAAGAtggtaaagaaaaattaactgCACAACAATGTAGCTTTTATTGACCACCAAACAAGTATATACAGACGTTTCAACgtaggaaaaacaaaataagttATCACTCATATTATTCTGTTACTGATATACCATTAAACTATATATAATACTAACAGTGCCCACAGCTATTATGCTATTACTGATATACCATTAAACTATATAGAATACCTTAACAGTGCCCACAGCTTTGATGGCTTGCAGTAAAATAAGCTGATCCAAAATTCTTGCACCACCCACAACTGATACGACAACTTCAATCTTGTGCTCCTTCAACACTTTCTCCATTGAATCTTGATCATCAATGGAGCccttttgtgtgtgtgtatataaccAATTAATTTATCACAATAATCAGCTCAACACCATTATTATTCACATGCATGCACATATAAGTAGTACATGCAATATTATTAAATATGTTATATAGAGTTCTTTTAGGTTGTGGTTAACCGCATTTGTGGACATGTTCATATGTTGTTAATACAGTCGATATCAATAATAGCGTAAACTTTCACATATATAAGGATTTGtacatatagagagagagagaaaggtacCGTTATGACTATAGCTCCTCTCTCTTGTAAGTACCCGATAGTGGTGGTGCTCTTGGAAGAGCCCACGACTGAGCCAGGGCGGACAAGGAGATAGGTTGGGTGACCTGAGTAAAGGCTGGCTTCAGCAACGAACCGGCCAATGAATCCTGTTGATCCAATGATCAGGGTCCTATGTTTCGCAATCTCCGAAACATTCGGAGTAGTTGTTCCACACATGCTTGTTTGTTTATTTGCCTGCCTCCCTTAACTTTAGACGTTGAAGTATTTAAGCTAGTTTCAACTGTGACTACAATTCCTTTGTTAGTGGGGTAAGGATTCACACAGGAAACACACAGAGAGACAAGAGGGAGTTACCAAATTGGACTTCTTGCTTTCTTCCATGCATGCAGATGCAGATATATAGTTGCAGATATGGATTATTGATTTTGGGGTTTGGTAGATACATGtgggtttctctctctctctctctctctctctctctctctctctctctctctctctatctctctgaCTTACACATGTAAGTGTATAGGTATGTGTGCGGTGTGAAACGTGATATTTTACTCATCTTAGCTATGATTGGTAGGTGGATATGTGAAAAGTGAGCATGCTAATTTGGTACATCATTACTTCCTTCGACTGGTAGCTAGATGTATCATATGTGGACGTCAATCAGTGAAATTATTTACATGAGTATTTCCACAACTTAGTCCAAAAAATCTTCctcttttgtttcatttaacCATATATAGAAACCAGAAAagtatttgaatatatatatatatattttaggaaACAAATATTACTGTCCTTGAGTGAATCTAGCTATATGCCTCACTAGAGTACGATTCTTggaaagttttttattttttttcaaagaaaaggACGATATTtcatttgaagaagaaaaaaatattacaaacaTTTATATATTACATATCATGAATCATCGGCCCCAAAGGATCTTTGCAAATTAGatctaaaaatattataataaagcAATGAGTAGACATCAAACACTCTTCCTAGCTTATTGGGAATCACAAGATTACACAGATCAATAAAAGTTAAACCTCATGTTACACAGAGATAATGTgagaataaaatttcaaatcatATATTGGGACATGAAGTACAATGCCCATGGGTCAATTAAATCACATAATCACTGCCACGATCCCAGAACCTCAAGTGAAGTCGATCCAGCAAATCAAACAGCTCCACGCTTCACACATAGATCCAAAAGCGGTAACAAATCAAAACGATAATTAAAAAGCGAGCAACTATTTTATAGAGAGCAATCAAACTAGCAAACTCTCCTAAAGAgagaaatcaaaaccaaacttCAAGATAATTACTATAAATGATTAgacagaaacaaaataaaaggataaGAGCATGTCACCACTCCACATCTTCTAGACATCTGAAAGCCATATAACAGCACGGGCTAAATTCGTATTGTCGTTCTGGCTAAACTAATTCCGACATAATCCGACATCTACCATGACTTACAACTTTAACACTATATCGAGAGTGATAATTGGATCAAACCTTAGTATTTATTGTGTGTGTGGACCAAACACGACGACTATCACGGCGACtccatcaaacaaaataaacagaaaGGGAGAGGAAAGagaccaaaaatatttttcaagaAGATTGCCGCCGAGCCCATAGTTAAAGGAGCCGATGACAAAAAAATTCTTTGGTTTTTGCTATCTAGACGGTTAGGGTTATcttttaaatcaaaacaatccCTGGTCCTCCAACTTTGAAGTAAGTTGTTGttgtatatattatatgaaaCAATAATCGATGATCAACTTGTAAAGTTATATTATTAGTTTATAAACTATAGTTTCGTTTTCTGATCGATGGAGAACGACACTTTCTGGGAATTTACCAATTAAGGAATCCTAATCTGGATGAGACTGAATTTATAACATTGGTAACTGTGTAATGATTAATTGTTTACCAGTGGTTTAAATTTGATGATTTGGTTCCGACTTCTGAGAAGAATGAGGAGAATGTTGGGGGGTTGTCTTGAGTCCCTGCCACTAGTCAAATATTTCCGGCTTACCTATGCATGGTTTGATTTTAATCAAACGGTGGTTCATGAAATCTAAGAGAACAAGACTGCATGTGTGGAGGACACGTCATCAATACTTAATTTTACAGATTTAGTATGACTTTAATCATAGATTATCGTCACATAAGACATTCTTACGAAAACAAACTGATCTTGAGTAAATTCATACATGAATAAATTGATGAATTTTCTTATGATTTGTTGGGATTCAGAATTTTGAGATTCATAATAATTTCATGTAATAGTGAATCGTCATATCTCACTACCGTAGGATTCTCCCTCCTTCAAATCATCTCCCTTCTAATTCCTTTCTCTCTCACtttcctctttttctctctttataaAAAACAACACTAAATATTGACGTAGTTTAATCATGAGTTTTGACcgttcaaatataaaaaaattaataaaaagagagaaatttgaAGGGAGAAAATCCTTCTCCCTCATTACCTCCATGCATAAGTCACCAAGACAAAGTAATATTAGCCCAAAGCAATTGAAAAAGTGCGAAGCTTATATCATACTAATAATCGTTTGAGAAAAGAGTTGCAGATGGAAACACATGCTCATCTACCTCCTTTTTCTTCAACTCGCTCTTCACGCAATGCcggatacatatatatatatatatatatatatatatatatatatattatataggaTGGGACTTGGGACTAACTAGCTGATGCAGGATATGGACCAAGATTACTATTACGAGATTAGTGCCAGCT encodes the following:
- the LOC137711618 gene encoding leucoanthocyanidin reductase-like — translated: MCGTTTPNVSEIAKHRTLIIGSTGFIGRFVAEASLYSGHPTYLLVRPGSVVGSSKSTTTIGYLQERGAIVITGSIDDQDSMEKVLKEHKIEVVVSVVGGARILDQLILLQAIKAVGTVKRFLPSEFGHDIDRADPVEPGLTMYNEKRKVRRATEAAGIPYTYICCNSIAGWPYHDNIHPADVLPPLDRFHIYGDGTVKAYFVTGSDIGKFTMKTIGDVRTVNKSVHFRPQSNLLNINQLASLWEKSIGRTLPRLTVTEDDLLSAAKEMIIPQSIVASFTHDIFIKGCQVNYDIENPNDIEVCSLYPETPFQTVEECFKDFATKVVVVNVPKVAEKSKSKDFIVVPNTKPEALVVAPASA